A portion of the Segatella copri DSM 18205 genome contains these proteins:
- a CDS encoding RagB/SusD family nutrient uptake outer membrane protein yields MKLKNILYSMMMGTAVLTGTTSCVSDLDQYPHTETTSKDVYTSLANYEAVLGKIYAAMVTSGQGKGGDNKDMESVLNKGAGFDYMRMFINMQECGTDEFASTWLTGEQTTGLTYLSWDANDAWVSDMYYRIYYNIALCNEFLRNANSANFSGADAEKMKEYKAEVRFMRALFYYHALDFYRNIPMVTENDPVGSYIPPRYTPQQTFDYIESELKDCVGDMLPASTCPYGQASQGAAYTLLAKLYLNSEVYTGVDKYAECKEACEKVMDMGYSLESDYSKLFNADNDKRTNEIIFALPVSAEHIVSWGSSTYLVCGQVSLSNANQNVADYGVTAGWSEFRLRPEFVDKFTQTDIDGGDDGDKRCKFFTNGQSKDISSMTTETAGYLSEKWSNLKDDGITAASNTADAGVETDFPLFRLADVYLMYAECVVRCKDANDKPLDWDPWNGGININDQTVIESRKKGAIYWINLLRERAYGKDENGNPRGQVWKENFSSKEAFLQFILDERARELYHEGYRRTDLIRYGQFTTNKYIWQWKGGTHDGQAVDSKYNIYPIPNTELTANPNLHNDNY; encoded by the coding sequence ATGAAACTTAAGAATATATTATATAGTATGATGATGGGAACAGCGGTGCTGACAGGCACAACCAGCTGTGTTTCCGATCTCGACCAATATCCTCATACAGAGACAACCTCTAAGGATGTTTATACCTCGCTTGCCAATTATGAGGCTGTGCTGGGTAAGATTTATGCTGCCATGGTGACCAGTGGTCAGGGCAAGGGCGGCGATAATAAGGATATGGAATCCGTATTGAACAAAGGAGCAGGTTTCGACTACATGCGTATGTTTATCAATATGCAGGAGTGTGGTACCGATGAATTTGCCTCTACCTGGCTGACTGGTGAGCAGACTACGGGGCTTACTTATCTTTCCTGGGATGCCAACGATGCGTGGGTATCAGATATGTATTATCGTATCTACTACAACATCGCCCTCTGCAACGAGTTCCTGCGCAATGCCAACAGTGCCAATTTCTCGGGTGCTGATGCTGAGAAGATGAAGGAGTATAAGGCAGAAGTCCGTTTTATGCGCGCTCTGTTCTATTACCATGCCCTCGATTTCTATCGCAACATTCCGATGGTGACAGAGAATGACCCTGTTGGCAGCTACATTCCTCCTCGTTATACTCCTCAGCAGACATTCGATTATATTGAGAGCGAGTTGAAGGATTGTGTAGGTGATATGCTTCCTGCTTCTACCTGTCCTTACGGTCAGGCTTCTCAGGGTGCTGCCTATACCTTGCTTGCCAAGCTTTATCTGAACAGCGAGGTTTATACTGGCGTTGACAAATATGCTGAGTGCAAGGAGGCTTGTGAGAAGGTGATGGATATGGGCTACTCTTTGGAGTCTGATTACAGCAAGCTCTTCAATGCTGATAACGACAAACGTACCAACGAGATTATCTTCGCCTTGCCGGTAAGTGCTGAGCATATTGTAAGCTGGGGTTCTTCTACCTATCTGGTTTGCGGACAGGTGAGTCTGTCGAATGCTAACCAGAATGTAGCCGATTATGGTGTAACTGCCGGTTGGAGTGAATTCCGTCTTCGTCCTGAGTTCGTGGATAAGTTTACCCAGACCGATATTGATGGCGGCGACGACGGTGACAAGCGTTGCAAGTTCTTCACCAATGGTCAGAGCAAGGATATTTCCAGCATGACTACAGAAACCGCCGGTTATCTTTCTGAGAAGTGGAGCAACCTGAAGGATGATGGCATTACTGCAGCATCTAATACTGCCGATGCAGGTGTAGAAACCGATTTCCCTCTCTTCCGTTTGGCAGATGTCTATCTGATGTATGCCGAGTGCGTGGTTCGTTGTAAAGATGCTAATGATAAACCACTGGATTGGGATCCTTGGAATGGAGGTATCAATATTAACGATCAAACTGTAATTGAAAGCCGTAAGAAGGGCGCTATCTATTGGATTAACCTTCTCCGCGAGCGTGCATATGGAAAAGATGAAAATGGAAATCCTAGAGGACAAGTATGGAAAGAGAACTTCTCATCAAAAGAAGCCTTCCTCCAGTTCATCCTCGATGAGCGTGCCCGTGAGCTTTATCATGAAGGTTATCGCCGTACCGACCTGATTCGCTATGGTCAGTTCACAACCAACAAGTACATCTGGCAGTGGAAGGGTGGAACTCACGACGGACAGGCAGTGGATAGCAAGTACAACATCTATCCAATCCCTAACACCGAGCTTACCGCCAATCCAAATCTTCATAACGACAACTATTAA
- a CDS encoding SusC/RagA family TonB-linked outer membrane protein, whose amino-acid sequence MNAIQNLAKRSLLLVALFVIGCLQLMAQTRTIKGEVTDAQNGEALIGATVMVEGEKGGTVTDFDGNFSLQVSSSAKKIKVSYIGYIDKVLSVSDNMKVKLESDSKALADVVVIGYGTARKSDLTGSVATVKSKDFNKGLVSSPEQLINGKVSGVQIMSNSGSASAGSTIRVRGGASLNASNDPLIVLDGVPLEQGGISGNSSNFLSMINPSDIESMTVLKDASSTAIYGSRASNGVIIITTKKGQQGAVKVNFNTTNSLQTRAQMVDMLSRDEFVNVINQFGDANQKSLLGTANTDWNDVVYRTAFGTDNNLSVSGSIDKWLPFRVSVGYYNQSGLVRKDNVERWTGNVVLTPSFFQDHLKLTINAKGTLNNNSFNNGGAVWAAATFNPTIPVYSGNDKYGGYNEALDADGVPVNAGVRNPRGLVDLYDSKSKVSRFIGSMDVDYKVHFLPDLKLHATVGADYAKGDGTIYVPAYAAQSYNKDESLGGSDYKYGPQKNENRLLTLYANYAKYFEDIKSNVDLTAGYDYQYWKSTTPLYYTKSAAGTNLSTVKASDYRHVMLSYYGRINYSFDGKYLLTATVRRDASSRFSKDTRWGTFPSVALGWTLTEEPWLKNQKVLSNLKLRASYGVTGQQEGIGNYNYLPVYTYSVTGAEAFINGQYINTYRPEAYVSDLKWETTTSWNFGLDFGFLDGRIGGAIDFYTRKTKDLLASVPTAAGTNFSKTILTNVGNVDSKGIEVSLNATPIQTKDWEWNLSYNFTWQDMKVKNLSLTKGGSQTNVKVGPSIDAYQFQVLSEGYEPYMFYVYHQLYDSKTGKPIEGAYADLNNDGEINESDLYRYHSPAPKYIMGLSTSLRYKQLTLGMSFRANIDNYVYNGMGMSTGAFETVSYNNSQLNNLNTSFLKTGFKTRQYLSDYYVENASFLKLDNLSLSYNVGKINKWASLTVSAMVQNVFTITGYSGTDPEVPNGMDNSFYPRPRTYSVSLGLQF is encoded by the coding sequence ATGAACGCAATCCAGAATTTAGCAAAGAGAAGTTTGCTTCTCGTGGCATTGTTCGTCATCGGATGTCTGCAACTCATGGCGCAGACAAGAACCATCAAAGGTGAGGTGACTGATGCGCAGAATGGTGAGGCTCTGATTGGCGCCACTGTCATGGTGGAAGGCGAAAAGGGCGGTACAGTTACTGATTTTGACGGTAACTTCAGTCTTCAGGTATCTTCTTCAGCCAAGAAGATCAAGGTATCTTATATCGGTTATATTGATAAGGTACTTTCTGTCTCAGACAATATGAAGGTGAAACTCGAATCTGACAGCAAGGCGCTGGCTGATGTCGTGGTCATCGGATATGGTACGGCAAGAAAGAGTGACCTGACTGGTTCCGTAGCTACCGTGAAATCGAAGGACTTTAATAAAGGTCTCGTTTCTTCTCCAGAACAGTTGATCAACGGTAAGGTTTCGGGTGTACAGATTATGTCCAACAGTGGTTCTGCCTCTGCCGGTAGTACCATCCGTGTGCGTGGTGGTGCATCTCTTAATGCCAGCAACGACCCTCTTATCGTGCTCGATGGTGTGCCATTGGAGCAGGGGGGTATCTCGGGTAACAGCAGCAACTTCCTCAGCATGATCAACCCTTCTGATATCGAGAGCATGACTGTATTGAAGGATGCTTCTTCTACAGCCATCTATGGTTCCCGTGCATCTAACGGTGTCATCATTATTACTACCAAGAAGGGACAGCAGGGTGCTGTAAAGGTGAACTTCAATACCACCAACAGTTTGCAGACCCGTGCGCAGATGGTAGATATGCTCAGCCGTGATGAATTTGTGAATGTCATCAACCAGTTTGGTGACGCTAATCAGAAATCATTGCTCGGTACTGCCAATACCGACTGGAATGATGTGGTTTACCGTACTGCCTTCGGTACAGATAATAACCTCAGCGTGAGCGGCAGCATCGACAAGTGGTTGCCATTCCGCGTGTCTGTAGGCTATTACAACCAGAGCGGTCTGGTTCGCAAGGACAATGTAGAGCGTTGGACAGGTAACGTGGTATTGACTCCTAGCTTCTTCCAGGATCACCTGAAGTTGACCATCAATGCCAAGGGAACGCTCAATAACAACTCATTCAATAATGGTGGTGCCGTATGGGCAGCTGCCACATTCAACCCAACCATCCCGGTTTATTCCGGTAACGACAAGTATGGTGGCTATAATGAGGCACTCGATGCTGATGGCGTTCCAGTGAATGCCGGTGTAAGAAACCCTCGCGGTCTGGTTGATCTGTATGATTCAAAGAGTAAGGTAAGCCGCTTCATCGGTTCTATGGATGTAGATTACAAGGTTCATTTCCTGCCAGACCTCAAGCTCCATGCTACCGTGGGTGCTGACTATGCCAAGGGCGACGGAACCATCTATGTTCCTGCCTACGCAGCACAGAGCTACAACAAGGATGAGTCTTTGGGCGGTAGCGATTACAAGTATGGTCCTCAGAAGAACGAGAACCGCTTGCTTACCCTCTATGCCAACTATGCAAAGTATTTCGAAGATATCAAGAGTAATGTAGATCTGACAGCCGGTTACGACTACCAGTACTGGAAGAGTACTACACCTCTTTATTATACCAAAAGTGCGGCAGGCACAAACCTGTCAACCGTAAAGGCATCAGATTACCGTCATGTAATGTTGTCATATTACGGACGTATCAACTATTCATTCGATGGAAAGTATCTCCTGACGGCAACCGTTCGTCGAGACGCATCTTCCCGTTTCTCTAAGGATACCCGTTGGGGTACTTTCCCATCTGTTGCTTTGGGCTGGACTTTGACAGAAGAGCCTTGGTTGAAGAACCAGAAGGTACTTTCTAACTTGAAACTCCGTGCCAGCTATGGTGTTACCGGTCAGCAGGAAGGTATCGGCAACTACAACTATCTGCCGGTTTATACCTACAGCGTGACAGGTGCCGAAGCATTCATCAACGGACAGTATATCAATACTTACCGTCCTGAGGCATACGTATCAGACTTAAAGTGGGAGACTACAACCTCCTGGAACTTCGGTCTCGATTTCGGATTCCTGGATGGTCGTATCGGTGGTGCCATCGATTTCTATACCCGTAAGACCAAGGACCTGTTGGCATCTGTACCAACAGCAGCTGGTACCAACTTCTCAAAGACTATCCTTACCAACGTAGGTAATGTGGACAGCAAGGGTATTGAGGTTTCTCTGAATGCAACCCCTATCCAAACCAAGGACTGGGAGTGGAATCTGAGCTACAACTTCACCTGGCAGGACATGAAGGTGAAGAACCTCTCACTCACAAAGGGTGGAAGCCAGACCAACGTGAAGGTAGGTCCATCTATCGATGCTTACCAGTTTCAGGTACTCTCAGAGGGATATGAGCCATACATGTTCTATGTATATCATCAGCTCTACGACTCTAAGACAGGCAAGCCAATCGAGGGTGCTTATGCTGATCTCAACAACGATGGCGAAATCAATGAGTCTGATCTCTACCGCTATCATTCTCCAGCCCCTAAGTACATCATGGGATTGAGTACATCATTGAGATACAAGCAGCTGACACTCGGTATGAGTTTCCGTGCCAACATCGACAACTATGTATACAACGGTATGGGTATGAGTACAGGTGCTTTTGAGACAGTAAGCTACAACAACTCACAGCTCAATAATCTCAACACCAGTTTCCTGAAGACAGGTTTCAAGACCCGTCAGTATCTCTCAGATTACTATGTAGAGAATGCTTCGTTCCTGAAACTCGACAACCTGAGTTTGAGTTACAACGTAGGTAAGATCAACAAGTGGGCTTCACTTACCGTATCTGCGATGGTACAGAATGTATTCACCATCACCGGTTACTCAGGTACAGACCCTGAGGTGCCAAACGGAATGGACAACTCATTCTATCCACGTCCTCGCACTTACTCAGTAAGCCTCGGACTTCAGTTCTAA
- a CDS encoding pectate lyase translates to MKKMVFTLALLLMSLSAALAQTSTFKITHAVARNSKVNQMYVTTKSGDVKYYNTADLTSVKFEGDKAIITPKSGSENDEYNASVQAIRFAKKADQGESGDIDNPAGVIQITEAKGWQESAYLKWAPFEGASSYNVYVDDKKIDAQLVRQYKSYYRADVLGLKEGTYSVKVVPVNADGKEIAGANTASNLVVKSYNREGFAHFKYDGVGAYNNDGTLKAGAKVLYITAKTAKTVSTTVNTGKLETITGLQSIIDAYSKGKDTTPIAFRIIGKVNLSDLDHISSSAEGLQIKGAMMNMTFEGVGDDATVYGFGFLLREAESVEFRNFAIMRCLDDAMSLDTNNSHVWIHNMDLFYGKKGSAADQAKGDGTVDIKGDSKYVTVAYNRFWDNGKASMCGMKSETGENWITYHHNWFDHSDSRMARVRTMSVHMYNNYYQHCDVYGIGATSGSSIFMESNYFDAVKRPIMSSLQGTDAKGDGTFSGEKGGLIKAYGNVFTNKPANFSYIPYAENNTSFDAYEVSHPSEQVPASVKTLVGGTSYDNFDTNPSLMYAYAADKAEDVPSIVEGFYGAGRLNHGDIDFVIPDETVVTNGHQQPWPALASILDAYTSGVVKVFGESNASGEGGSAEGGSTGGSGEGGSTGGTEGGSIITPIEGTVLVTFTDSKPSSSIVTVSGNYATNKGTATIDGTSYSTCVKMESATNISVTVDKKVTMTLYFSSADTKTNAKIDGKKPAEVNAVIDSTAKTMTVTLDAGSHTITKQDTCNLFGIKLVPVTE, encoded by the coding sequence ATGAAGAAAATGGTATTTACTTTGGCACTCCTCTTGATGAGTTTGAGTGCAGCTTTGGCACAGACTTCGACATTTAAGATTACCCATGCCGTGGCTCGTAACAGCAAGGTGAACCAGATGTATGTTACCACCAAGTCGGGTGATGTAAAGTATTATAATACTGCAGACTTGACAAGTGTGAAGTTCGAAGGTGATAAGGCAATCATCACACCTAAATCAGGTTCAGAGAATGATGAGTACAATGCTTCAGTTCAAGCCATCAGATTTGCTAAGAAGGCCGATCAGGGCGAAAGTGGTGATATTGACAATCCTGCAGGTGTGATTCAGATTACTGAGGCAAAGGGCTGGCAGGAGTCTGCCTACCTGAAGTGGGCTCCATTCGAGGGTGCTTCTTCTTATAATGTATATGTAGATGACAAGAAGATTGATGCTCAACTGGTTCGTCAGTATAAATCTTACTATCGTGCTGATGTTCTCGGTTTGAAGGAAGGCACTTATTCTGTAAAGGTTGTTCCTGTAAATGCTGACGGTAAAGAGATTGCTGGTGCCAATACTGCTTCTAACTTGGTTGTAAAGAGCTACAACCGTGAGGGCTTTGCTCATTTCAAGTATGATGGTGTAGGTGCTTATAATAATGATGGTACTTTGAAGGCTGGTGCTAAGGTTCTGTATATTACAGCCAAGACAGCTAAGACCGTTTCTACAACCGTTAATACGGGTAAGCTTGAGACGATTACAGGTCTTCAGTCTATTATTGATGCTTATTCTAAGGGCAAGGATACTACTCCTATCGCCTTCCGTATCATCGGTAAGGTAAATCTTTCTGATTTGGATCACATTTCAAGTTCTGCTGAAGGATTGCAGATTAAGGGAGCTATGATGAATATGACATTCGAAGGTGTCGGTGATGATGCTACCGTATATGGCTTCGGCTTCTTGCTTAGAGAGGCTGAGAGTGTAGAGTTCCGTAACTTTGCTATCATGCGTTGTCTGGATGATGCCATGTCTCTTGATACCAATAACTCTCATGTATGGATTCACAACATGGATCTCTTCTATGGTAAAAAGGGTAGTGCTGCCGACCAGGCTAAGGGTGACGGTACTGTAGACATCAAGGGCGATTCTAAGTATGTTACTGTAGCTTACAACCGCTTCTGGGATAATGGTAAGGCTTCTATGTGTGGTATGAAGAGTGAAACTGGTGAAAACTGGATTACTTATCATCACAACTGGTTCGACCATTCAGACTCTCGTATGGCTCGCGTTCGTACCATGAGTGTTCACATGTACAACAACTACTATCAGCATTGTGATGTTTATGGTATTGGTGCAACCAGTGGTTCAAGTATATTCATGGAGTCTAACTACTTTGATGCTGTTAAGCGTCCTATCATGAGCTCTTTGCAGGGTACTGATGCCAAGGGTGATGGTACTTTCTCTGGTGAGAAAGGTGGTTTGATTAAGGCATACGGCAATGTATTTACCAACAAGCCAGCAAACTTCAGCTATATCCCATACGCAGAAAACAATACAAGTTTTGATGCCTACGAGGTTTCTCATCCAAGTGAGCAGGTTCCTGCAAGCGTAAAGACTTTGGTTGGTGGTACTTCTTACGACAATTTCGATACGAACCCAAGCCTCATGTATGCATACGCTGCAGATAAGGCAGAAGATGTTCCTTCTATCGTAGAAGGTTTCTATGGTGCAGGTCGTTTGAATCATGGTGACATTGATTTCGTTATTCCTGATGAGACGGTAGTAACCAATGGCCACCAGCAGCCATGGCCTGCTTTGGCAAGTATTCTTGACGCTTATACTTCTGGTGTTGTTAAGGTATTCGGTGAGAGCAATGCTTCTGGCGAAGGTGGTTCTGCTGAAGGTGGCAGCACTGGTGGTTCTGGCGAAGGTGGTAGCACTGGTGGTACAGAAGGTGGCAGTATTATAACTCCTATCGAGGGTACTGTTTTGGTAACATTCACAGATTCTAAGCCTTCAAGTAGCATAGTAACAGTTTCAGGTAACTATGCTACAAATAAGGGAACTGCTACTATTGACGGCACTTCATATTCTACTTGTGTAAAGATGGAGTCTGCAACTAATATCTCAGTAACGGTTGATAAGAAAGTCACAATGACCCTTTATTTCAGTTCTGCAGATACCAAGACGAACGCCAAAATTGATGGAAAGAAGCCTGCTGAAGTAAATGCAGTTATTGATTCAACAGCTAAGACAATGACTGTAACATTGGATGCAGGTTCTCATACTATTACAAAGCAGGATACATGCAACCTCTTCGGTATTAAACTTGTACCTGTAACAGAGTAA
- a CDS encoding glycoside hydrolase family 53 protein — MKNIFGKAILLASALLFSITGTSCSNDDNTTSEKEKIYDMSGFAKGADVSWLTEMEKDGVKFYNQNGKATECMKLLREEGTNSIRLRVWVNPEGGWCGKDDVIAKAWRAQQLGFRLMIDFHYSDTWADPGNQKVPAAWQGYTAEQMKQAVADHTKDVLKALKDRGVTNVEWVQVGNETRDGMLWNSDEAVTGQVSKNAANFAAYINVGYDAVKEVYPNAKVIVHVDQGQDLGGLTWLYDKLKENGGKWDVIGLSLYPEDDNWQSYAESCLSNIQTLSSMYGKDVIISEIGMWWGSDQAAPLMKKMVDGCKKISTCEGVFYWEPEVYNNWKPANYITLGWSAYTKGAFDNSGKPTAVFDAYKNIK, encoded by the coding sequence ATGAAGAATATATTTGGAAAAGCCATATTGCTGGCTTCAGCACTCTTGTTTTCTATCACGGGCACGAGTTGCAGCAATGATGATAATACCACTTCTGAAAAGGAGAAGATATACGATATGAGTGGCTTCGCCAAGGGCGCCGATGTAAGTTGGCTCACAGAAATGGAGAAGGATGGTGTGAAATTCTATAATCAGAATGGCAAGGCTACAGAATGCATGAAGCTCCTCCGCGAAGAGGGAACCAATTCCATCCGTCTGCGTGTCTGGGTAAATCCGGAAGGTGGCTGGTGTGGCAAGGATGATGTCATCGCCAAGGCTTGGCGAGCTCAGCAGCTCGGCTTCCGTCTGATGATTGACTTCCACTATTCTGATACCTGGGCTGACCCGGGCAACCAGAAAGTTCCTGCTGCATGGCAGGGCTATACTGCCGAACAGATGAAACAGGCTGTGGCTGATCATACCAAGGATGTGTTGAAAGCCTTGAAGGATAGAGGTGTAACCAACGTAGAGTGGGTACAGGTGGGTAATGAAACCCGCGACGGTATGCTCTGGAATAGCGATGAGGCTGTAACCGGTCAGGTATCTAAGAATGCAGCCAACTTTGCTGCTTATATCAACGTCGGATATGATGCTGTAAAGGAAGTTTATCCTAATGCAAAGGTCATCGTGCATGTAGATCAAGGACAGGACCTCGGTGGTCTTACCTGGCTCTACGATAAGCTGAAGGAAAATGGTGGAAAATGGGATGTCATCGGACTGTCTCTTTATCCGGAAGATGATAACTGGCAGAGTTATGCAGAGAGTTGTCTCTCTAACATCCAGACTCTTTCTTCCATGTATGGCAAGGACGTCATCATCTCTGAAATCGGTATGTGGTGGGGCTCTGACCAGGCTGCGCCATTGATGAAGAAGATGGTGGATGGCTGTAAGAAGATTTCTACCTGCGAAGGTGTCTTCTATTGGGAACCAGAAGTTTACAACAACTGGAAGCCAGCCAACTATATCACTCTGGGTTGGTCTGCATATACCAAGGGAGCGTTCGACAACAGCGGCAAACCAACTGCCGTATTTGATGCATATAAAAATATTAAATAG
- a CDS encoding DUF5114 domain-containing protein, which produces MKKIFRNLMMLLCALTALVSCDESGDKIYLDGFKASDLMASASDVKLSVDNSKDVVLSLAWQNPTLLSSDETKPAGSGVLKTYLQVSASENFTSEKEYTVTDLSKAFTGADLNAAAKDLGLSPDVSSPLYFRIKSQMGANLDAAYSNVCQVKVTPYLIDMSYINILNENKEQVLTKLYSPNSDGVYSGYMNASSWFHIWGKENDGTIWGNVGQDGHVYEMDNTESAWNIWFPGQTGIYYTVLDTKAKELKPTYIKSMQLNGEDMTYDAPNYAWTKVITTTADNTPVSIVATGAEYSKATGTEDAAAVEKTLNYTLADGKMTDSENAGSVNIPTAGTYTITVKVGDKSDLTYSIVSGDQTTPKPTISNTIGMFSKDGSTLYATFTKVSEGVYTCTYDLSNLYDMRFYFIGDDIDDKRVCYGSVPNSQFSLYKEEDDSNRQGWDIWFNDDAKSMESATITVDLNTMTWKYE; this is translated from the coding sequence ATGAAAAAGATATTTAGAAACCTGATGATGCTTCTCTGCGCACTCACCGCCCTGGTGAGTTGCGACGAGAGTGGCGACAAGATATATCTGGATGGCTTCAAGGCATCCGATCTGATGGCATCGGCATCCGATGTGAAGCTGTCTGTAGATAACAGTAAGGACGTTGTCCTCTCGTTAGCTTGGCAGAATCCTACCTTGCTTTCGAGCGATGAAACCAAGCCTGCGGGCAGTGGAGTGCTGAAAACTTATCTGCAGGTATCAGCCTCAGAGAACTTTACTTCAGAAAAGGAATACACCGTAACCGACCTTTCCAAGGCTTTCACCGGTGCAGACCTCAATGCTGCAGCCAAGGATCTCGGCTTGTCTCCTGATGTGAGTTCACCTCTTTATTTCCGTATCAAGAGTCAGATGGGTGCCAATCTTGATGCCGCTTACAGCAATGTCTGCCAGGTAAAGGTTACTCCATACCTCATTGATATGAGCTACATCAATATCCTGAATGAGAATAAGGAACAAGTTCTGACAAAACTCTATTCTCCTAATTCTGATGGAGTTTATTCTGGCTATATGAATGCCTCTTCTTGGTTCCATATCTGGGGTAAGGAAAATGATGGTACCATTTGGGGTAATGTAGGACAAGATGGTCATGTGTACGAAATGGATAATACTGAGTCTGCATGGAACATCTGGTTCCCAGGTCAGACAGGTATTTATTATACAGTTCTTGATACAAAAGCTAAGGAACTTAAGCCAACTTACATCAAGTCGATGCAGTTGAATGGTGAAGATATGACCTATGATGCTCCTAACTATGCTTGGACCAAGGTGATTACAACCACAGCCGATAATACTCCAGTCAGCATTGTAGCTACAGGTGCAGAGTACAGCAAGGCTACTGGTACAGAAGATGCTGCAGCCGTTGAGAAGACATTGAACTATACTTTGGCTGATGGCAAGATGACAGATTCAGAGAACGCTGGTAGCGTGAATATACCTACGGCGGGTACTTATACCATAACCGTGAAGGTTGGAGATAAGAGTGATTTGACTTATTCTATCGTATCGGGAGATCAGACAACTCCGAAACCAACCATCAGTAATACTATCGGTATGTTCTCGAAAGATGGCAGTACTTTGTATGCAACCTTTACCAAGGTGAGTGAAGGCGTATATACATGTACCTACGATTTGTCGAATCTATATGATATGCGTTTCTATTTTATAGGAGATGATATAGATGACAAACGAGTATGTTATGGTTCTGTTCCTAACAGCCAATTCTCTCTTTATAAGGAGGAAGATGATAGCAATCGCCAAGGTTGGGACATCTGGTTTAATGATGATGCTAAAAGCATGGAATCGGCAACGATTACAGTTGACCTCAACACCATGACATGGAAGTATGAATAA